The following coding sequences are from one Selenomonas sputigena ATCC 35185 window:
- a CDS encoding ATP--guanido phosphotransferase produces MAKQELFTGSHLAWLAADGTDSDVVLASRVCLSRNLHEVPFPNRADLVRLAETEERIAAVLGDVEEALEEPFDRIELAKSTALEQNVLWEKHLVSRQLLKNPAHRSAYISNDRSMSILVNGENHLRIQAMAAGFDLKSPYDRASRVDDVFEAKLDFAFDEKLGYLTSCPTDLGTGLRASVMLHLPGLVYTENIGNILNISPQIGLSMSAMYGEGAESAGNLFAVANKLSLGLTERELCDNLRISVGEIVEQERRARKALLLYEKDRIEDEVWRAYGVLHYARALGDAETLAILSRVRLGVDLGFIEGLASSVFGDILIASRANYLCALAGNENMSKNEIDRKRAEVVRRILETAA; encoded by the coding sequence ATGGCGAAGCAGGAACTCTTCACAGGCTCTCATCTCGCATGGCTCGCAGCGGATGGCACGGACAGCGACGTCGTCTTGGCGAGCCGCGTCTGCCTCTCGCGAAATCTGCACGAAGTTCCCTTCCCCAACCGCGCGGATCTCGTCCGGCTCGCTGAGACGGAAGAACGCATTGCCGCCGTGCTCGGCGACGTGGAGGAGGCGCTCGAAGAGCCGTTCGACCGCATCGAACTCGCGAAGAGCACGGCGCTTGAGCAGAACGTACTTTGGGAGAAGCATCTCGTCAGCCGCCAGCTGCTCAAGAATCCTGCCCATCGCAGCGCCTATATCAGCAACGACCGCTCCATGAGCATCCTGGTCAACGGGGAGAACCATCTGCGCATCCAGGCGATGGCGGCGGGATTCGACCTCAAGTCGCCGTACGACAGGGCGTCGCGCGTTGACGACGTCTTTGAGGCGAAGCTCGACTTCGCCTTCGACGAGAAGCTCGGCTATCTGACGAGCTGTCCGACGGATCTCGGCACGGGGCTTCGCGCGTCGGTCATGCTCCATCTGCCGGGGCTCGTCTACACGGAGAACATCGGCAACATCCTCAACATATCGCCGCAGATAGGGCTTTCCATGAGCGCCATGTACGGTGAGGGAGCGGAGTCTGCGGGCAATTTGTTCGCCGTCGCGAACAAATTGTCATTGGGGCTGACGGAGCGCGAGCTTTGCGACAATCTGCGCATCTCGGTCGGCGAAATTGTAGAGCAGGAACGCCGCGCGAGGAAGGCTCTGCTGCTCTATGAAAAGGATCGCATCGAGGACGAGGTTTGGCGCGCCTACGGCGTGCTGCACTACGCGCGCGCCCTGGGCGATGCCGAGACGCTCGCCATCTTGAGCCGCGTGCGCCTCGGCGTCGACCTCGGCTTCATCGAGGGTCTGGCGTCGAGCGTCTTCGGCGACATTTTGATTGCAAGCCGGGCAAATTATCTTTGCGCTCTGGCAGGAAACGAGAACATGTCGAAGAATGAAATAGACAGGAAGAGGGCGGAAGTCGTCCGCCGAATTTTGGAAACTGCGGCATGA
- a CDS encoding CtsR family transcriptional regulator, which produces MSSNIADLIEEYILRQLAAQQDGKVELRRTEIADKISCAPSQISYVLNTRFTQEKGFTVESRRGLGGFIRIVQVPLQNLVYQDMLEKLTEESEPELVQSMVRYLAQHGMISTREAALVMQSVTTAYEKLEPKDRLKFIRSLLLTLEKFS; this is translated from the coding sequence ATGAGCAGCAATATCGCTGATTTGATTGAGGAATATATCCTGCGGCAGTTGGCGGCGCAGCAGGATGGCAAGGTGGAGCTTCGGCGAACGGAGATCGCCGATAAGATCTCGTGTGCGCCGTCGCAGATTTCGTATGTGCTCAACACGCGCTTCACGCAGGAGAAGGGCTTTACGGTCGAGTCGCGGCGCGGTTTGGGCGGCTTCATTCGCATCGTGCAGGTGCCGCTGCAGAATCTTGTCTATCAGGACATGCTCGAAAAATTGACGGAGGAGTCGGAGCCGGAACTCGTGCAGTCGATGGTGCGCTATCTCGCGCAGCACGGCATGATTTCGACGCGTGAGGCGGCGCTCGTCATGCAGTCGGTGACGACGGCGTACGAGAAGCTCGAGCCGAAGGATCGCCTGAAGTTCATCCGATCCTTGCTTCTGACTTTGGAAAAATTCTCGTGA
- a CDS encoding type II toxin-antitoxin system RelE/ParE family toxin, with protein MKECFPVHVIFYETENGTAPAKDFIFSLDPKLKAKVLYVIDKLESRGSNLRLPDSKELSDGIFELRAISGNNIARVLYFFIVGNTAVLTNGFIKKTRKTPPNQILLAKKYRDDYKRRNPV; from the coding sequence GTGAAAGAGTGCTTTCCCGTGCATGTTATATTTTACGAAACAGAAAACGGAACTGCCCCTGCAAAAGATTTCATCTTCTCACTCGACCCAAAGCTCAAAGCCAAGGTCTTATATGTCATTGACAAACTGGAATCACGCGGTTCCAATCTGCGACTGCCAGATTCAAAAGAACTATCTGACGGAATCTTTGAATTACGAGCCATATCCGGCAACAATATCGCCCGTGTCTTATATTTCTTCATCGTAGGAAATACAGCTGTTTTAACAAACGGTTTCATCAAAAAGACCCGCAAGACACCGCCGAATCAAATTCTGCTCGCAAAAAAATACCGCGACGACTACAAAAGGAGGAATCCCGTATGA
- a CDS encoding nitronate monooxygenase, whose translation MAKSITEVLGIKYPIIQGAMAWIADAELVAAVSNAGGAGVIAAGGRSTEWVEQEIKKTRELTDKPFGVNVMLMAPNKDEIVEVICREKPAFVTLGAGNPVPFLEKFKSAGVKTVPVVPNVKLAKRIEAAGADAIVVEGMEAGGHIGVLTTMALMTQVIPEVGIPVVMAGGIADGRGLAAALLMGAAGVQMGTRFLVAEECNVHPKMKEKLLEAVDTDTIVTGLSIGGAVRGIKNKFSQDFVALEFSGKATKEELIERATGTNKLAAVDGDVENGMMQAGQSLLPLKKIEPVKAIIEGIVKEARETLANAGKIEI comes from the coding sequence ATGGCAAAGAGCATCACGGAAGTCTTAGGAATCAAGTACCCGATCATTCAGGGCGCGATGGCCTGGATTGCGGACGCAGAACTTGTCGCGGCGGTATCGAATGCGGGCGGCGCCGGCGTCATTGCGGCGGGCGGACGCTCGACTGAGTGGGTGGAGCAGGAGATCAAGAAGACGCGTGAGCTGACCGACAAGCCCTTTGGCGTCAATGTCATGCTCATGGCACCGAACAAGGATGAGATCGTCGAGGTCATCTGCCGCGAGAAGCCGGCTTTTGTGACGCTCGGTGCGGGCAATCCCGTGCCATTCCTGGAAAAGTTCAAGAGTGCAGGGGTCAAGACCGTCCCCGTCGTGCCGAACGTGAAGCTCGCGAAGCGCATCGAGGCGGCGGGCGCCGATGCCATCGTCGTCGAGGGCATGGAGGCGGGCGGCCATATCGGCGTTCTGACGACGATGGCTCTGATGACGCAGGTCATCCCCGAAGTCGGGATTCCCGTCGTCATGGCGGGCGGCATCGCCGACGGGCGCGGCCTGGCGGCGGCCCTTCTGATGGGTGCGGCAGGCGTGCAGATGGGCACGCGCTTCCTCGTTGCCGAGGAGTGCAATGTGCATCCGAAGATGAAGGAGAAGCTCCTCGAAGCAGTCGATACGGATACGATCGTCACGGGACTTTCGATCGGCGGCGCGGTGCGCGGCATCAAGAACAAGTTCTCGCAGGATTTCGTCGCGCTTGAGTTCTCGGGCAAGGCGACGAAGGAAGAGCTCATCGAGCGCGCGACGGGCACGAACAAGCTCGCCGCCGTCGACGGCGATGTTGAGAACGGCATGATGCAGGCAGGACAGAGTCTCCTGCCTCTGAAGAAGATCGAGCCGGTCAAGGCGATCATCGAAGGAATCGTCAAGGAGGCGCGCGAAACGCTCGCGAACGCAGGCAAGATCGAGATTTGA
- a CDS encoding DUF488 domain-containing protein: protein MAYELQMKRIYEEPAPTDGRRILVDRLWPRGMKKERAALSEWAKEVTPSPELRKLYHSGEMNFDLFGKAYLEELKKSPEAAAFAAKCRDWLQESPVTLVYANKNAVENHVLVLRQWLLDAMGQG from the coding sequence ATGGCATACGAACTGCAGATGAAGCGCATATACGAAGAGCCTGCGCCGACGGACGGCAGACGCATCCTTGTCGATCGCCTGTGGCCGCGCGGCATGAAGAAGGAGCGTGCCGCCTTGAGCGAGTGGGCGAAGGAAGTCACGCCGTCACCCGAACTGCGTAAGCTCTACCACAGCGGCGAGATGAACTTTGATCTCTTCGGAAAGGCATACCTCGAAGAATTGAAAAAAAGCCCCGAAGCCGCCGCCTTCGCCGCGAAGTGCCGGGACTGGCTGCAGGAATCTCCCGTGACGCTCGTCTACGCCAACAAAAATGCCGTAGAAAATCACGTCCTCGTACTGCGGCAGTGGCTGCTTGATGCGATGGGGCAGGGATGA
- a CDS encoding ATP-dependent Clp protease ATP-binding subunit → MTNRFTGRALKVLEFAQYEAQELEQNFIGTEHILLGLLHEGEGIAARALRSLGLDFGHVRTRVEDMLGGREMEERRASYYTDRAKRVMELAVEEARSFGHNYIGTEHILLGLIRENEGVAAHVLISLGADLDIVRATVIDMLGGTHESAELPAPDRRRRAAPAQGEAAAGTPLLDKYGRDINRMAREGKLDPVIGREKEIERIVQILSRRTKNNPILIGEPGVGKTAVAEGLAARIATGAVPRLLQQKRIVSLPMAGLVAGAKYRGEFEERLKGIIDEVMKSGNVILFIDEMHTLIGAGAAEGSLDAANILKPPLSRGEVQIIGATTLKEYKKYFEKDSALERRFQSILVEEPTTEEAEKILHGLRPKYEAFHHAKIRDEALKAAVRLSHRYIPDRCLPDKAIDLMDEAASKSRMKTVVLPTSIKRLEERLKKLGIEKDTAIKLQDYERAAALRDEESALKEDLVAAKERWQEREMKEVTVTADDIADAVGLWTGIPVKDIAAKESERLLHLEQILTAHVVGQEEAVTAVAKAVRRARAGLKDPKRPIGSFLFLGSTGVGKTELARALAESLFGTEEAIVRFDMSEYMEKHTVSKLVGAPPGYVGYEEGGQLTEAVRRHPYSIILLDEVEKAHPDLFNVLLQVLDDGRLTDAQGRTVDCKNTVIIMTSNAGADYLKQSTSLGFTAGVQTLGDAYEKGKSRVFEEVKRVFRPEFLNRVDEMLVFRPLGKEELTKIVDIMLREVEARLSEKGMALEVSPAAKSKLVESGTDFKYGARPLKRAIRKLVEDEIAERLLKGDFGRGDTIYVKKVGDRLDFVRKQPKDAAKAKKEKALRAGAAQ, encoded by the coding sequence ATGACGAACCGCTTTACGGGTCGTGCGCTCAAGGTGCTGGAATTCGCTCAGTACGAAGCGCAGGAATTGGAGCAGAACTTCATCGGTACGGAGCACATCCTCCTCGGGCTTCTGCACGAGGGGGAGGGCATTGCAGCGCGCGCGTTGCGCTCTTTGGGACTCGATTTCGGTCATGTGCGCACGCGCGTCGAAGATATGCTCGGCGGACGCGAGATGGAGGAGCGGCGCGCATCGTACTACACGGATCGCGCCAAGCGCGTGATGGAGCTTGCCGTCGAAGAGGCGCGCTCCTTCGGGCACAATTACATCGGCACGGAGCACATTCTCCTCGGGCTTATCCGCGAGAATGAAGGCGTCGCAGCGCACGTCCTGATCTCGCTCGGCGCCGATCTCGACATCGTGCGTGCGACGGTCATCGACATGCTCGGCGGCACGCACGAGAGCGCCGAGCTTCCCGCGCCCGATCGCCGCCGCCGCGCCGCGCCCGCGCAGGGAGAGGCCGCTGCGGGCACGCCGCTCCTCGACAAGTACGGCAGGGATATCAATCGGATGGCGCGGGAGGGCAAGCTCGACCCCGTCATCGGCAGGGAGAAGGAGATCGAGCGCATCGTGCAGATTTTGTCGCGGCGCACGAAGAACAATCCTATCCTCATTGGCGAGCCGGGCGTCGGCAAGACGGCAGTCGCGGAAGGACTTGCCGCACGCATCGCCACGGGCGCTGTGCCGCGCCTCCTGCAGCAAAAGCGCATCGTGTCCCTGCCGATGGCAGGACTCGTGGCGGGCGCGAAGTACCGCGGCGAGTTTGAGGAACGCTTGAAGGGCATCATCGACGAGGTCATGAAGAGTGGCAATGTGATCCTCTTCATTGACGAGATGCACACGCTCATCGGGGCGGGCGCAGCGGAAGGCTCGCTCGATGCCGCGAACATCTTGAAGCCGCCCCTTTCTCGTGGCGAGGTGCAGATCATCGGTGCGACGACGCTGAAGGAGTACAAGAAGTATTTCGAGAAGGATTCGGCGCTGGAGCGGCGCTTCCAAAGCATCCTCGTCGAGGAGCCGACGACGGAGGAGGCGGAGAAGATCCTCCACGGACTGCGCCCGAAGTACGAGGCGTTTCACCACGCGAAGATCCGGGACGAGGCCTTGAAGGCGGCGGTGCGCCTGTCGCATCGCTACATTCCCGACCGCTGTCTGCCCGACAAGGCGATCGACCTCATGGACGAGGCGGCGTCGAAGTCGCGCATGAAGACCGTCGTCCTGCCGACGTCCATCAAGCGTCTGGAAGAGCGTCTGAAGAAGCTCGGCATCGAGAAGGACACAGCGATCAAGCTGCAGGATTACGAGCGTGCGGCGGCTCTGCGCGATGAGGAGAGTGCGCTCAAAGAGGATCTTGTCGCCGCCAAGGAACGCTGGCAGGAACGCGAGATGAAGGAGGTCACGGTCACAGCGGACGACATCGCCGATGCCGTCGGGCTTTGGACGGGCATCCCCGTGAAGGACATCGCCGCGAAGGAGTCGGAGCGCCTGCTTCATCTTGAGCAGATTCTGACGGCGCACGTCGTGGGACAGGAGGAGGCCGTGACGGCGGTCGCCAAGGCCGTGCGCCGCGCACGCGCGGGACTTAAAGACCCGAAGCGCCCCATCGGCTCGTTCCTCTTCCTCGGCTCGACGGGCGTCGGCAAGACGGAGCTCGCGCGCGCCTTGGCGGAATCGCTCTTCGGCACGGAGGAAGCCATCGTGCGCTTCGACATGTCCGAGTACATGGAAAAGCATACGGTGTCGAAACTTGTCGGCGCCCCTCCGGGCTATGTGGGCTATGAGGAGGGCGGCCAGCTGACGGAGGCCGTGCGCCGCCACCCGTATTCGATCATTCTGCTCGACGAGGTGGAGAAGGCGCACCCCGACCTCTTCAACGTGCTGCTGCAGGTCTTGGACGACGGGCGGCTGACGGATGCGCAGGGGCGCACGGTCGACTGCAAGAACACGGTCATCATCATGACTTCGAACGCGGGCGCCGACTATCTCAAGCAGTCGACGTCGCTCGGCTTCACCGCGGGGGTGCAGACGCTCGGCGACGCTTACGAAAAGGGAAAATCGCGCGTCTTTGAGGAGGTCAAGCGCGTCTTTCGGCCCGAGTTTTTGAACCGCGTCGACGAGATGCTCGTCTTCCGTCCGCTCGGCAAGGAAGAACTGACGAAGATCGTCGACATCATGCTGCGCGAAGTCGAGGCTCGTCTGTCGGAAAAAGGCATGGCGCTTGAGGTCAGCCCCGCGGCGAAGTCGAAGCTCGTCGAAAGCGGCACGGATTTCAAGTACGGGGCACGTCCGCTGAAGCGTGCGATACGGAAGCTCGTCGAGGACGAGATCGCCGAAAGGCTCTTGAAGGGCGATTTTGGACGCGGCGATACGATCTACGTCAAGAAGGTCGGCGACCGGCTTGATTTCGTCCGGAAGCAGCCGAAGGACGCGGCGAAGGCGAAGAAGGAGAAGGCGCTTCGTGCGGGCGCAGCGCAATAA
- a CDS encoding alanine/glycine:cation symporter family protein — MENLIPLLNSIDSVLWGPPLITLLVGTGIFLTVRLRLLQVVHLPLALSLIFRARNRGEGDVSSFKALCVALAATVGTGNIVGVATAVKAGGPGAIFWMWMAAFFGMATKYAEGLLAIKYRTTDSHGDIAGGPMFYIEKGLGRAWRPMAIFFACACVLVAFFGIGTFPQVNAIVDSVEISFGVPRWATDFAITALIAAITLGGLKSIARVAAAIVPFMALSYIALSLILIVMNIDALPHAVALILQSAFTGEAAVGGFAGSTIMMAMQNGIARGVFSNESGLGSAPIASAASKTKRPAEQGLISMTGTFIDTIIICTMTGLALVLTGVWSGDTAGAAMTSAAFSANYGTIGSHLLTIALVLFAFTTILGWNYYGERAIIYLFERKGVLPYRLIFIALVASGAFLKLEAIWILADIVNGLMAIPNLIALLLLSGVIVRETKLYMEYVKRHSRIKHS, encoded by the coding sequence ATGGAAAATCTAATACCTCTTCTCAATTCCATCGATTCGGTGCTTTGGGGACCGCCTCTCATCACCCTGCTCGTGGGGACGGGCATCTTTCTGACCGTACGCCTGCGTCTCCTGCAGGTCGTGCACCTGCCGCTCGCACTGTCCTTGATCTTCCGCGCAAGAAATCGCGGCGAGGGCGACGTGTCGAGCTTCAAGGCTCTGTGCGTCGCGCTCGCCGCTACCGTCGGCACGGGCAACATCGTCGGCGTCGCGACGGCGGTCAAGGCGGGCGGCCCGGGCGCGATCTTCTGGATGTGGATGGCGGCCTTCTTCGGCATGGCGACGAAGTATGCCGAAGGACTGCTCGCCATCAAGTACCGCACGACGGACAGCCACGGCGACATCGCGGGCGGCCCGATGTTCTACATCGAAAAGGGGCTCGGGCGCGCGTGGCGTCCCATGGCGATCTTCTTCGCGTGCGCCTGCGTGCTCGTCGCCTTCTTCGGCATCGGCACCTTCCCGCAGGTCAACGCCATCGTCGACAGTGTCGAGATCTCGTTCGGCGTGCCGCGCTGGGCGACGGACTTCGCCATCACGGCGCTCATCGCCGCCATCACGCTCGGCGGCCTCAAGAGCATCGCGCGCGTCGCCGCCGCCATCGTTCCCTTCATGGCGCTTTCCTACATCGCGCTTTCCCTCATCCTCATCGTCATGAACATCGACGCGCTGCCGCACGCCGTCGCCCTCATCCTGCAGAGCGCTTTCACGGGCGAGGCGGCCGTCGGCGGCTTCGCTGGCTCGACCATCATGATGGCAATGCAGAACGGCATCGCGCGCGGCGTCTTCTCGAACGAATCGGGGCTCGGCTCCGCGCCCATTGCGTCGGCCGCATCGAAGACGAAGCGTCCGGCAGAGCAAGGCCTGATCTCCATGACGGGCACCTTCATCGACACGATCATCATCTGCACGATGACGGGGCTTGCCCTCGTCCTGACGGGCGTCTGGTCGGGGGATACAGCGGGCGCCGCCATGACGAGCGCCGCCTTCTCGGCAAACTACGGCACAATCGGCAGCCACCTTCTGACGATCGCCCTCGTGCTCTTCGCATTCACGACGATCCTCGGCTGGAACTACTACGGCGAACGCGCAATTATCTACCTCTTCGAGCGCAAGGGCGTGCTGCCCTATCGCCTGATCTTCATCGCGCTCGTCGCCTCGGGCGCATTCTTGAAGCTCGAAGCGATCTGGATCCTCGCCGACATCGTGAACGGCCTCATGGCGATTCCGAACCTCATCGCACTCCTCCTGCTCTCAGGCGTCATCGTGCGTGAAACGAAGCTCTACATGGAATACGTCAAGCGCCATTCGAGAATCAAGCACTCGTAA
- the radA gene encoding DNA repair protein RadA, with product MAKKKKTAFVCQACGYDTSKWVGKCPGCGAWNTLVEETIAPESAEGGLRLGLSDGARPVAVGDVAVEDMPRFLTGSGELDRVLGGGVIPGSMVLIVGDPGVGKSSLTLRVAAEIARGGKRVLYVTGEESTRQVRMRADRLGAIADDLFVVSETNLERITVHIETVKPELLVIDSIQTIFRPDVTSAPGSVSQVRECSVELLRLAKTHGIAAFVVGHVTKDGTLAGPRVLEHIVDTVLYFEGERNAQFRILRAVKNRFGSTNELGLFEMRDTGLADVPDASKLFLSDREPDSGTVVVPTVEGTRPLLVEIQSLVAETPYMPPRRTADSVDVKRIQLLLAVLEKRVKLPIGACDVYVKVAGGIKIDEPAADLGLCVAMASSFANRLVRPKAIVFGEVGLSGEIRAVSQADVRLKEAAKLGFRAAVLPQKNAERLKSIKGIDLFGAATLAEALRLAMPRE from the coding sequence TTGGCGAAGAAGAAAAAGACGGCGTTCGTCTGTCAGGCGTGCGGCTACGATACGTCCAAGTGGGTGGGAAAGTGCCCGGGCTGCGGCGCGTGGAACACGCTCGTCGAGGAGACGATCGCGCCCGAATCGGCTGAGGGAGGTCTGCGCCTCGGGCTTTCCGACGGCGCGCGTCCCGTCGCTGTCGGCGATGTGGCAGTCGAGGACATGCCGCGCTTTTTGACGGGATCGGGAGAGCTTGACCGCGTCTTGGGCGGGGGCGTGATTCCCGGCTCGATGGTCTTGATCGTCGGCGATCCGGGCGTTGGCAAGTCGAGCCTCACACTTCGCGTGGCGGCTGAGATCGCACGGGGAGGAAAGCGCGTGCTCTATGTGACGGGCGAGGAGAGCACGCGCCAGGTGCGCATGAGGGCCGACCGCCTCGGTGCGATTGCCGACGATCTCTTCGTCGTCAGCGAGACGAACCTTGAGCGCATCACGGTACATATCGAGACGGTCAAGCCGGAACTTCTTGTCATTGACTCCATCCAGACGATATTCCGCCCCGATGTGACGAGTGCGCCGGGCAGCGTCAGCCAGGTGCGCGAGTGCAGCGTCGAGCTTCTGCGCCTCGCGAAGACGCATGGCATCGCCGCCTTTGTCGTCGGTCATGTCACGAAGGACGGCACGCTCGCGGGGCCGCGCGTCCTTGAGCACATCGTCGACACCGTGCTCTATTTCGAAGGCGAGCGCAATGCGCAGTTTCGCATCCTGCGCGCCGTCAAGAACCGCTTCGGCAGCACGAACGAGCTTGGTCTCTTTGAGATGCGCGACACGGGGCTTGCCGACGTGCCCGACGCTTCGAAGCTCTTTTTGTCCGACCGCGAGCCGGACAGCGGCACGGTCGTCGTGCCGACGGTCGAGGGAACGCGGCCCCTTCTCGTCGAGATCCAGTCGCTTGTCGCCGAGACGCCTTACATGCCGCCGAGGCGCACGGCGGACTCGGTCGACGTCAAGCGCATCCAGCTTCTCTTGGCCGTCCTTGAAAAGCGCGTCAAGCTCCCTATCGGCGCATGTGACGTCTACGTCAAGGTCGCGGGCGGCATCAAGATCGACGAGCCTGCCGCAGACCTTGGCCTGTGTGTTGCCATGGCGTCGTCGTTCGCCAACCGCCTCGTGCGTCCGAAGGCGATCGTCTTCGGCGAAGTTGGCCTGTCGGGCGAGATCCGTGCCGTCAGCCAGGCCGACGTGCGCTTGAAGGAAGCCGCCAAGCTCGGCTTTCGCGCCGCCGTCCTGCCGCAGAAGAATGCCGAACGCCTCAAGAGCATAAAAGGCATCGACCTCTTCGGCGCGGCGACACTCGCGGAAGCACTGCGCCTCGCCATGCCGAGGGAGTGA
- a CDS encoding UvrB/UvrC motif-containing protein: MLCDDCKKNEARVHFVVLKNDGTTEMHLCRDCAARYSKTMAGMSGEDYSINDFIRGVIQRMPDPSANAEEQESEQEEKPTEEEASFTCPNCGMSYRDFAQQGKIGCSVCYDTFREELTPLLLRIHGAGNHRGKIPKRAGGTLALKQRIDLLRARQERAVAKEEYERAAEYRDEIRALAVQLAAQEREKAQEYASAPSSAEDRKEDEGGEA; the protein is encoded by the coding sequence ATGCTTTGTGATGACTGCAAGAAGAATGAGGCGCGCGTGCATTTCGTCGTGCTGAAGAACGACGGCACGACGGAGATGCATCTCTGCCGCGATTGCGCGGCGCGTTACAGCAAGACGATGGCGGGCATGAGCGGCGAGGACTATTCGATCAACGATTTTATACGGGGCGTGATCCAGCGCATGCCAGATCCGTCGGCGAACGCAGAAGAGCAAGAGAGCGAGCAGGAGGAAAAGCCGACGGAAGAGGAAGCGTCCTTCACATGCCCGAACTGCGGTATGAGCTATCGCGACTTCGCCCAGCAGGGAAAGATTGGCTGCAGCGTCTGCTACGATACGTTCCGCGAGGAACTGACGCCGCTCCTGCTGCGCATCCACGGCGCGGGGAATCATCGCGGCAAGATACCGAAGCGGGCGGGCGGCACGCTTGCGCTCAAACAGCGCATCGATCTCCTTCGCGCGCGGCAGGAGCGTGCCGTGGCGAAGGAGGAGTACGAGAGGGCGGCCGAGTATCGCGACGAGATCCGTGCGCTCGCCGTGCAGCTTGCCGCGCAGGAAAGGGAAAAGGCGCAGGAATACGCTTCAGCGCCTTCCTCGGCAGAGGACAGGAAAGAAGATGAAGGGGGCGAGGCGTGA
- a CDS encoding threonine aldolase family protein, whose protein sequence is MSSTKQKLSFASDYMEGAHPEILRRLLETNMEQTAGYGLDAYSESARKKIRAACQADDAEIFFLIGGTQANAVVIDALLRSYQGVIAAETGHISVHEAGAIEFGGHKVLTLAHQAGKITAAQIESALTAYREDANREHMVMPGMVYLSQPTEYGALYSLAELEAISAVCRAGGIPLYLDGARLAYALACPANDVTLADIARLADVFYIGGTKCGALFGEAVVFPKRNTVPHFFSIVKQHGALLAKSRIAGLQFDTLFTSHLYEKGGETALLAADRIRSALREKDYSLAYDAPTNQIFLVLDEAQKARLSKQVEMGFWENLADGKTVMRIATSWATQDEDVDRLIALL, encoded by the coding sequence ATGAGCAGTACAAAGCAAAAACTGTCCTTCGCCTCCGACTACATGGAGGGCGCACATCCCGAGATCCTACGCCGCCTTTTAGAGACGAACATGGAGCAGACGGCAGGCTACGGGCTTGACGCCTATTCCGAATCCGCCCGCAAAAAAATTCGCGCCGCCTGCCAAGCGGACGACGCTGAAATCTTCTTCCTCATCGGCGGCACGCAGGCAAATGCCGTCGTCATCGACGCGCTGCTCCGCTCCTATCAAGGCGTCATCGCGGCCGAAACAGGACACATCAGCGTGCACGAGGCGGGCGCGATCGAGTTCGGCGGACACAAGGTGCTGACGCTCGCGCACCAGGCAGGGAAGATCACGGCGGCGCAGATCGAAAGCGCACTCACCGCTTACCGCGAGGATGCGAATCGCGAGCACATGGTCATGCCCGGCATGGTCTACCTCTCGCAGCCAACGGAGTACGGCGCGCTCTACTCCCTCGCAGAGCTTGAAGCCATCAGCGCCGTCTGCCGTGCAGGCGGCATACCGCTCTACCTCGACGGCGCACGCCTCGCCTACGCGCTCGCCTGCCCGGCAAACGACGTGACACTCGCCGACATTGCACGCCTTGCAGATGTCTTCTACATCGGCGGTACGAAATGCGGCGCACTCTTCGGCGAGGCCGTCGTCTTTCCGAAGAGGAACACCGTGCCGCACTTCTTCAGCATCGTCAAGCAGCACGGCGCCCTGCTCGCCAAGAGCCGCATCGCGGGGCTGCAGTTCGATACGCTCTTCACGAGCCATCTCTACGAAAAGGGCGGCGAAACAGCGCTCCTCGCCGCCGACCGCATCCGCAGCGCACTCAGGGAAAAGGACTATTCGCTCGCCTATGATGCGCCGACGAACCAGATCTTCCTCGTGCTCGACGAGGCGCAGAAAGCGCGACTCTCCAAACAGGTCGAGATGGGATTCTGGGAAAACCTCGCCGACGGCAAGACCGTCATGCGCATCGCCACGAGCTGGGCGACGCAGGATGAAGATGTCGATCGTCTCATCGCGCTGCTTTGA
- a CDS encoding pyridoxamine 5'-phosphate oxidase family protein, protein MNYEAAAEFWVEKDKDAVKMPPDELRKELDTFLKDEKVCTLAVADGDFVRCTPLTYTYREGRFYIFSEGGLKFRALAKNKNVALEVHAEYHGPGSAKSVQVTGEALVIGADDESFVARADAAGMNGASLKKMGLILIVVTARKLEYLNSELRKRGYCPRQCLDLSDASLA, encoded by the coding sequence ATGAACTACGAAGCCGCTGCCGAATTTTGGGTTGAAAAGGACAAGGATGCCGTCAAGATGCCGCCAGACGAACTGCGAAAGGAGCTTGACACCTTCCTCAAGGACGAGAAGGTCTGCACGCTTGCCGTCGCCGACGGCGATTTCGTCCGCTGCACGCCGCTGACGTACACTTACCGCGAGGGCAGATTCTACATTTTCTCCGAGGGCGGCTTGAAGTTTCGCGCACTCGCCAAGAACAAGAACGTCGCCTTGGAAGTCCATGCCGAATATCACGGGCCGGGCAGCGCCAAGAGCGTGCAGGTGACGGGCGAAGCCCTCGTCATCGGAGCAGATGACGAGAGCTTCGTCGCCCGCGCGGACGCCGCGGGCATGAACGGCGCAAGCCTAAAAAAGATGGGACTCATCCTCATCGTCGTCACCGCGCGAAAACTCGAATACCTGAACTCCGAACTGCGCAAACGCGGCTATTGCCCGCGCCAATGCCTGGACCTGTCCGACGCATCTCTCGCTTGA